DNA from Candidatus Woesearchaeota archaeon:
GCCTATTCCCCCGGAGCAGTTGAGTTCTAAGTTGAGTAAAATTAACCTGAAGAACAAGAGAATAGGGCTGGCTTTCGGCAGGGAAGGAGAGGGGCTACATAATGACGAGATAAAGAAGTGCGATCTGGTTGTTTCTATTCCTTCCAGTGTGAAGTATCCTGCGCTTAATCTGTCTCATTCTGCTGCAATTGTTCTTTATGAAATATTTAAGGCCAGCTCTAAGGATAAGATAGGTGAAAACTTTGATTTGATTTCGGGAAATGAGAAGAGGAAGCTTATTGAGCTGGTTGATTCCAGGATAGATAAGATGGAATTTGCCACTAAAGACAAGAGAAAGAATATGAAGATGCTCTGGAGAAGGTTGATTGGTAAGAGTTTTCTTACGAAGAGAGAAGCTTTTGGATTGTTTGGTTTTTTTAGGAAGATCAGATAGATTTTTCTGATGATGCTCGGAAATCTTGTCATTTCCTGCGTTTCATGAAGATGAGATAAACTCACTCTCTGAAAAAAATAACCGCTTCTATAATGACCTTTGCTGTCAGGTCAACCAAAACGACAATCCAATCGCTGAAAATAAAGGTACCCCTGTATATACTGATAAATAGCAGATATAGTAATGTTAATGAGCTGATTATTAAAGACAAGAACTGCAGCGATTGTTTATTCATTTTAATACTGCTAAAATTATCATGACTATTGTAAATATTATTGCACCAATTCCCACGAAGTATGCTATTATTTCCCATATGCCAAGATTTTTCATCTTTTATCAGCTTTCTTATCAAAATAGTCCTTAACCTGCTTCAGCATTGC
Protein-coding regions in this window:
- a CDS encoding TrmJ/YjtD family RNA methyltransferase, giving the protein MISVILIEPEWASNVGAVARVMGNFDFKELVLVNPKCKVSELDAVKRAKHAAGILKKAKVRKSMGKYDLLVGTTSKLGSSYNIPRLPIPPEQLSSKLSKINLKNKRIGLAFGREGEGLHNDEIKKCDLVVSIPSSVKYPALNLSHSAAIVLYEIFKASSKDKIGENFDLISGNEKRKLIELVDSRIDKMEFATKDKRKNMKMLWRRLIGKSFLTKREAFGLFGFFRKIR